One Pseudorhodoplanes sinuspersici DNA segment encodes these proteins:
- a CDS encoding alpha/beta fold hydrolase, which translates to MATIVVAHGAWSSAWAWKKMRPLLRAAGHDVFTPSYTGLGERAHLSSPDIGLDNHIADILAVFDYEDLRDVVLIGHSYGGMVATGVADRAQGRVAQLIYLDAFAPRDGQSLFDLVGPETEARMRKGAEETGEGWKVPANPMPPDTAPEDVAWATPKRRPQPVKTFETKIRLSSRSMPPRSYIYCTRIAPQDFFGQFAARAKSESWGYVEMDASHNPHITVPEELRDVLQGMIDGKA; encoded by the coding sequence GTGGCAACGATTGTCGTCGCGCACGGTGCGTGGTCATCGGCGTGGGCATGGAAAAAGATGCGTCCGCTGCTTCGGGCGGCGGGACACGATGTCTTTACGCCGAGCTACACGGGCCTTGGCGAACGCGCGCATCTGTCGTCGCCGGATATCGGGCTCGACAACCATATCGCCGATATTCTCGCGGTGTTCGATTACGAGGACCTGCGCGATGTCGTGCTGATCGGCCACAGCTATGGCGGCATGGTCGCAACTGGGGTCGCCGATCGCGCCCAGGGCCGTGTCGCGCAACTGATCTATCTTGATGCCTTCGCCCCGCGCGATGGGCAGAGCCTGTTCGATCTGGTGGGACCGGAAACCGAGGCGAGGATGCGCAAGGGCGCCGAGGAGACCGGCGAGGGCTGGAAGGTGCCGGCCAATCCCATGCCGCCGGACACCGCACCGGAGGATGTGGCCTGGGCGACGCCGAAGCGGCGGCCGCAGCCGGTCAAGACCTTCGAGACCAAGATCCGGCTGTCGTCCCGGTCGATGCCGCCGCGCAGTTACATCTATTGCACGCGCATCGCACCGCAGGATTTTTTCGGACAATTCGCCGCGCGGGCCAAGTCCGAAAGCTGGGGATATGTGGAGATGGACGCCAGCCATAATCCTCATATCACCGTGCCGGAAGAACTTCGGGATGTGCTGCAGGGGATGATCGACGGGAAGGCGTGA
- a CDS encoding xanthine dehydrogenase family protein molybdopterin-binding subunit — translation MTYRFIGKSLPRTEDLRLVRGLGRYTADLAPANSLRLFMVRSPHAAARIVSIDTSAAEAMPGVHLVLTGEDPEVAGLGSIQSKVKRKAPDGSPNFEPPYLPLARDRALFVGDAVAAVFAETLDQAKDAAEQIAIEWEPLPAITETRTAADPDAPQLWPQAPNNTCFLFDAGNRKAVDEALAKARHKVSFTYVINRITAVTMESRAALATYDPAAETYTLYCGLQNPHGVREQLAADIFDISGNRVRVVAPDVGGGFGLKEAPFPEYVTAMVGARVTGRPVLWMGERGESFLSDFHARDNYSTTTLGLDDGGNFLALKVDTTANIGAYISPMGLHVSTNNLGGLAGVYRTPHIHSRVTGVFSNTPPTAPYRGAGRPEAIYAIERVIDLAAKRLGMDHLELRRKNLIAPEQMPFDTKFVFTYDSGEFERNMDDALDLADWAGADKRKKDAKKRGLLRGIGIANAIEISGGPAAAPNPEAAEIKFDSTGGVVVSMGTHSHGQGHEISFAQIVADFLGLETSDVSVRYGDTDMIEFGVGTFGSRSMITGSNSLRISADRLIERGKKIAAAHFEADAGDIVFEAGQFAIAGTDRRVSIKDVAKMSYTLRDPSLNREFGFSEKVISAPKAATFPNGCHVCEVEIDPDTGVCRIVNYVVVDDVGRVVNPMLVKGQVHGGVAQGVGQILFENIAYDEDGQLLSGSFMDYAMPRAAHFPEFICKANEVLTPNNPLGVKGAGEAGTVGALAAVINAIVDALSPYGVEHIEMPATPERIWRTIREAEAARP, via the coding sequence ATGACATACCGCTTCATTGGCAAATCGCTTCCGCGTACCGAAGACCTTCGCCTTGTCCGCGGCCTTGGCCGCTACACTGCTGATCTCGCTCCCGCAAATTCCCTGCGTCTGTTCATGGTGCGATCGCCCCATGCTGCGGCCCGTATCGTCAGCATCGACACGTCGGCCGCCGAGGCGATGCCCGGTGTGCATCTGGTGCTGACCGGCGAGGATCCGGAGGTGGCGGGGCTCGGCAGCATCCAGTCCAAGGTCAAGCGCAAGGCACCGGATGGATCGCCGAATTTCGAACCGCCGTATCTGCCGCTGGCGCGGGACCGGGCCCTGTTCGTCGGCGATGCGGTCGCCGCGGTGTTTGCCGAGACGCTGGATCAGGCCAAGGACGCCGCCGAGCAGATCGCCATCGAATGGGAGCCGCTGCCGGCGATCACCGAGACGCGGACCGCGGCCGATCCCGATGCGCCGCAGCTTTGGCCGCAGGCGCCGAACAACACCTGTTTCCTGTTTGACGCCGGGAATCGCAAGGCGGTGGACGAGGCGCTGGCAAAGGCCAGGCACAAGGTCAGTTTCACCTATGTCATCAACCGCATCACCGCGGTGACGATGGAATCGCGCGCGGCGCTTGCAACCTACGATCCGGCGGCCGAGACCTATACGCTCTATTGCGGCCTGCAGAACCCGCACGGCGTGCGCGAACAGCTTGCGGCCGATATCTTCGACATTTCCGGCAATCGCGTGCGCGTGGTTGCGCCCGATGTCGGCGGTGGCTTTGGCCTCAAGGAAGCGCCATTCCCCGAATATGTGACGGCCATGGTCGGCGCCCGCGTTACCGGCCGGCCCGTGCTGTGGATGGGCGAGCGCGGCGAAAGCTTCCTGTCGGACTTCCATGCGCGCGACAATTATTCGACCACAACGCTCGGCCTCGATGACGGGGGGAATTTCCTGGCGTTGAAAGTCGATACCACGGCCAATATCGGCGCTTACATTTCGCCGATGGGCCTGCATGTTTCGACCAACAATCTCGGCGGGCTCGCCGGCGTCTATCGTACCCCGCACATCCATTCGCGTGTCACTGGCGTTTTCTCCAACACGCCGCCGACCGCGCCCTATCGCGGGGCCGGCCGTCCCGAAGCGATCTACGCGATCGAGCGTGTGATCGATCTGGCCGCGAAGCGCCTCGGCATGGATCATCTGGAATTGCGGCGCAAGAATCTGATCGCGCCCGAGCAGATGCCGTTCGATACGAAATTCGTGTTCACCTACGATTCCGGCGAATTCGAACGCAACATGGACGATGCGCTGGACCTCGCCGATTGGGCCGGCGCCGACAAACGCAAGAAGGACGCCAAGAAGCGCGGGCTGTTGCGCGGCATCGGCATCGCCAATGCGATCGAGATTTCCGGCGGTCCGGCAGCAGCGCCGAACCCCGAAGCCGCGGAAATCAAGTTCGACTCCACCGGCGGCGTGGTCGTGTCGATGGGCACGCATTCGCACGGGCAGGGGCACGAGATCAGCTTCGCGCAGATCGTCGCGGACTTTCTCGGTCTCGAAACCTCCGATGTCAGCGTGCGCTATGGCGACACCGACATGATCGAATTCGGCGTCGGTACTTTCGGCAGCCGCTCGATGATTACCGGCTCGAATTCGCTGCGCATTTCCGCCGACCGCCTGATCGAGCGCGGCAAGAAGATAGCGGCTGCACATTTCGAGGCCGATGCCGGCGATATCGTCTTTGAGGCTGGCCAATTCGCGATTGCGGGCACCGATCGCCGGGTCAGCATCAAGGACGTTGCCAAAATGTCCTATACCTTGCGCGATCCCAGCCTAAACCGCGAATTCGGTTTTTCGGAAAAAGTGATCTCGGCGCCGAAGGCAGCAACCTTTCCCAATGGCTGTCACGTCTGCGAAGTGGAAATCGATCCCGATACCGGCGTTTGCAGGATCGTCAATTACGTGGTGGTCGACGATGTCGGCCGCGTGGTGAATCCGATGCTGGTCAAGGGCCAGGTGCATGGCGGCGTGGCGCAGGGCGTCGGCCAGATCCTGTTCGAGAACATCGCCTATGACGAGGACGGCCAGCTTCTGTCCGGATCGTTCATGGATTACGCGATGCCGCGCGCGGCGCATTTTCCCGAATTCATCTGCAAGGCGAACGAAGTGCTGACGCCGAACAACCCGCTCGGCGTGAAGGGCGCGGGCGAGGCGGGAACAGTCGGCGCGCTGGCGGCGGTCATCAATGCCATCGTTGATGCGCTGTCGCCGTATGGTGTCGAGCATATCGAGATGCCGGCGACGCCGGAGCGGATATGGCGCACGATCCGGGAGGCGGAGGCCGCGCGGCCATGA
- a CDS encoding pyridoxal-phosphate-dependent aminotransferase family protein produces MTTLFADLNPPPRILMGPGPVGVDPRVLRAMAMPMLGQFDPAFTAYMNETMELLRQLYRTKNKWSFLVDGTARAGVEAILVSIVSPGDKVLVPVFGRFGHLLAEICRRCGGDVVTIDREWGTVFTPEEIEAAIKQHHPRILAVVHGDTSTTQAQPLDEIGALCRKHDVLLYTDATASLGGMNVAIDDWKVDAASSGLQKCLSGPPGSSPITINDRIVEVVKRRRHVEEGIRPPDFIEGDGPIISSNYFDLGMLMDYWGESRLNHHTEATSMLYAAREAVRIVLAEGLDACFARHRLASDALTTGLTEMGLMLFGDQRHKMPNVTGVYIPDGVNGDAVRGMMLNDFGIEIGTSFGPLHGKIWRIGTMGYVCRKENVLIGLAALETCLRQAGFRAKPGVDAALSVYRGAGQ; encoded by the coding sequence ATGACCACCCTCTTCGCCGACCTCAATCCGCCGCCGCGCATTCTCATGGGCCCCGGCCCGGTCGGCGTCGATCCGCGCGTCTTGCGGGCGATGGCAATGCCGATGCTCGGACAATTCGATCCGGCCTTCACCGCCTATATGAACGAGACGATGGAGCTGTTGCGGCAGCTTTATCGGACGAAAAACAAATGGTCGTTCCTGGTCGACGGCACCGCGCGCGCGGGCGTGGAAGCGATCCTTGTTTCGATCGTATCCCCCGGCGACAAGGTTCTGGTGCCGGTGTTCGGCCGCTTCGGCCATCTGCTGGCGGAAATCTGCAGGCGCTGCGGTGGCGATGTCGTCACCATCGATCGCGAATGGGGCACGGTGTTCACGCCGGAAGAGATCGAAGCCGCGATCAAACAGCACCACCCGCGTATCCTTGCGGTCGTGCATGGCGACACGTCGACCACGCAGGCACAGCCGCTGGACGAAATCGGCGCGCTCTGCCGCAAGCATGATGTCCTGCTTTATACCGATGCCACAGCGTCTCTCGGCGGCATGAATGTCGCTATCGATGACTGGAAGGTGGACGCGGCATCGTCCGGCTTGCAGAAATGTTTGTCCGGTCCGCCCGGCTCATCGCCGATCACCATCAACGATCGCATCGTCGAGGTGGTGAAGCGCCGCCGCCATGTCGAGGAAGGCATCAGGCCGCCGGACTTTATCGAAGGCGATGGCCCAATCATCTCGTCGAACTATTTCGATCTCGGCATGCTGATGGATTACTGGGGCGAAAGCCGCCTCAACCATCACACGGAAGCGACGTCAATGCTGTATGCGGCCCGCGAAGCGGTGCGCATTGTCCTGGCTGAAGGGCTTGATGCGTGTTTCGCGCGGCATCGTCTCGCCAGCGATGCGCTCACCACCGGCCTCACCGAAATGGGGTTGATGCTGTTCGGCGACCAGCGCCACAAAATGCCGAATGTGACCGGCGTCTATATCCCCGACGGCGTCAATGGCGATGCCGTGCGCGGCATGATGCTGAACGATTTCGGCATCGAGATCGGCACGTCCTTTGGGCCGCTGCATGGTAAAATATGGCGCATTGGCACCATGGGTTACGTGTGCCGGAAGGAAAATGTGCTGATCGGCCTTGCCGCACTCGAAACCTGCCTGCGTCAAGCCGGATTCCGCGCAAAACCCGGCGTCGATGCCGCATTGTCGGTCTATCGCGGCGCCGGACAATAA
- the hydA gene encoding dihydropyrimidinase, with translation MTFDTIIRGGTIATASDTFACDIGIRNGRIAALGDNLGTAGEIVDASGKLVLPGGIDSHVHISQPSGPDIVMADDFASATRSAAFGGNTMVLPFAMQQKGQSLREVVADYHRKADGQCYIDVSFHLIIADATDAVLGQELPALVHDGYTSFKVFMTYEGLALSDIEMLNVMSVARETGALVMIHAENYDAIRFLTDRLERAGKTEPHHHATSRPIPVEREATHRAISLAELVDVPIMIVHVSNGEAMEEIRRAQQRGLKVYGETCPQYLVLTEKDLEGLNMEGTKYVCSPPPRDKASQQACWQGMQQGVFSLFSSDHCPFRYDDPKGKLTPKGRTSFRWVPNGIPGVETRLPILFSEGVGKGRISLNEFVALTSTNHAKTYGLYPKKGTIAVGADADLAIWDPNREVTISQSRMHGGSDYTPYEGIAVQGWPVSTMVRGKFVVRDGELAGTLGAGEYVPRAKSDYAKPGGA, from the coding sequence ATGACCTTCGACACCATCATCCGCGGCGGCACCATTGCGACGGCCTCCGATACATTTGCCTGCGATATCGGAATCAGGAACGGCCGCATCGCCGCTTTGGGCGACAATCTCGGCACGGCCGGCGAGATCGTCGATGCATCCGGCAAGCTAGTCCTGCCGGGCGGCATCGACAGCCACGTGCATATTTCGCAGCCTTCCGGCCCCGACATCGTCATGGCCGACGATTTCGCCTCGGCGACACGCTCCGCGGCCTTCGGCGGCAACACGATGGTGCTGCCCTTTGCCATGCAGCAGAAGGGACAGTCGCTGCGTGAGGTTGTCGCCGACTATCACAGGAAGGCCGATGGCCAGTGCTATATCGACGTCTCGTTCCATCTGATCATCGCCGATGCGACCGACGCCGTGCTCGGCCAAGAGTTGCCGGCGCTCGTGCACGATGGCTACACCTCGTTCAAGGTGTTCATGACCTATGAGGGCCTCGCCCTCTCCGACATCGAGATGCTGAATGTCATGTCGGTCGCGCGCGAAACCGGCGCGCTGGTCATGATCCATGCCGAGAATTACGACGCGATCCGCTTCCTGACCGACCGGCTGGAGCGCGCCGGCAAGACCGAGCCGCATCATCACGCGACGTCGCGGCCGATCCCGGTCGAGCGCGAAGCCACGCATCGCGCCATCTCGCTCGCCGAACTCGTCGATGTGCCGATCATGATCGTGCATGTCTCAAATGGCGAAGCGATGGAGGAAATTCGCAGAGCACAACAGCGCGGCCTGAAAGTCTATGGCGAGACCTGCCCGCAATATCTGGTGCTGACCGAGAAGGACCTCGAAGGCCTCAATATGGAAGGCACGAAATACGTCTGCTCGCCGCCGCCACGCGACAAGGCGAGCCAGCAGGCCTGCTGGCAAGGCATGCAGCAAGGCGTCTTCTCGCTGTTCTCGTCGGACCATTGCCCGTTCCGCTACGACGATCCGAAAGGCAAGCTCACGCCAAAGGGACGCACGTCATTCCGCTGGGTGCCGAACGGCATTCCCGGTGTGGAAACGCGGCTGCCGATCTTGTTCTCGGAGGGCGTCGGCAAGGGCCGCATTTCGCTGAACGAATTTGTGGCGCTCACCTCCACCAACCATGCGAAGACCTACGGCCTTTATCCGAAGAAGGGCACCATTGCCGTCGGTGCCGATGCCGATCTCGCGATCTGGGATCCCAACCGCGAAGTCACCATCTCGCAGTCGCGGATGCATGGCGGTTCGGATTACACGCCCTATGAAGGCATCGCGGTGCAAGGCTGGCCGGTCTCGACCATGGTGCGCGGTAAGTTCGTGGTGCGCGACGGTGAGCTGGCTGGCACGCTGGGTGCAGGGGAATATGTGCCGCGGGCGAAGTCGGACTATGCCAAGCCCGGCGGGGCATAA
- a CDS encoding lytic transglycosylase domain-containing protein, which produces MCDTLAAAAQANGLPTGFFARLIWQESKFKQRVVSPAGAQGVAQFMPAVAAERGLNNPFDPLAALPESAAFLKEHVEYFGNLGLAAAAYNGGARRVTEWLARRGRLPDETRNYVKSITGHDPEKWVDNKEVALAVNLPRNAPCDGVADLSREASVTTVAAQLEPPVAKLVENARIAAAKAAEEAKQRLAAALAAKRSKRGKLLAKGKGGKTKVVVVRDKSGKTAKLSKITDRVTGKSGKRGYRLAETSARKR; this is translated from the coding sequence GTGTGCGACACACTCGCCGCGGCAGCGCAAGCCAACGGTTTGCCGACCGGCTTCTTTGCGCGCCTGATCTGGCAGGAAAGCAAGTTCAAGCAGCGTGTGGTGAGCCCCGCAGGCGCACAAGGTGTTGCCCAGTTCATGCCCGCCGTTGCTGCGGAGCGTGGTCTGAACAATCCGTTCGATCCGCTTGCGGCGCTGCCGGAATCAGCGGCGTTTCTCAAGGAGCATGTTGAGTATTTCGGAAACCTCGGTCTTGCCGCCGCCGCCTATAATGGCGGGGCGCGCCGCGTCACCGAATGGCTTGCCCGTCGCGGCAGACTGCCGGATGAAACACGCAATTACGTGAAGAGCATCACCGGCCACGATCCGGAAAAGTGGGTCGACAACAAGGAAGTAGCGCTCGCCGTCAATCTGCCGCGCAACGCCCCTTGCGATGGTGTTGCCGATCTCTCGCGCGAGGCAAGTGTCACGACAGTTGCAGCGCAACTCGAGCCACCGGTTGCAAAACTGGTCGAGAACGCACGCATTGCTGCCGCCAAGGCTGCGGAGGAAGCGAAACAACGGCTCGCTGCGGCCCTAGCCGCCAAAAGGTCGAAGCGCGGGAAATTGCTGGCCAAGGGCAAGGGCGGCAAAACGAAAGTTGTCGTCGTCCGTGACAAGTCCGGCAAGACGGCAAAACTCTCCAAGATCACCGACCGCGTCACTGGCAAGTCCGGCAAGCGCGGCTACAGGCTTGCGGAAACCAGCGCCAGAAAACGCTGA
- a CDS encoding bifunctional diguanylate cyclase/phosphodiesterase, with amino-acid sequence MLSFLHRISFRGLIGITLGLIGLAVLAVGATIMALREDALRDATNDTANIATVLAEQTERSVQAIDIITSDIVDRFGNLGGGMAPDSFLALLRSRITHDQLVERLGHLPQTDFVALIDRDGHIANSSRTWPMPYNDVSRRDYYIHARDNTGRQLFISDLVRNRITNERNIFFSKRISGPNGEFLGLVLTGIKLSYFQHVYNSITSLRNQSFVFSRTDGTVLVRHPDDEEFARQKIPEESEWYALVAQGGGSFRSPGLFSDEPLLVAVRPLQGYHLVVNVSVSERAILASWRHRAILIAIGTGLALLCSLLLLYALNHQFAQLAASRSSLLEREARLAEKSHELEQANTRIDTAIDNMLQGLVMFDADGKLVVCNKRFIELYNLPAGAMRPGLTLRQVMELRKKTGSMPADIDTHVALVRKSMEAGQTRTQIVDFPDGRTFCITNRPSGDGGWVATHEDITERRTAERELVRARNMLGAVVENIPEMLIVKDAKSGRYIFLNRAGESFLGAPKDEVIGKTTAELHPPERANIIIARDRAALQSGHLTVDTLSFQTATDQFREVISKRVAIRGRDGEPEYLLNVVEDVTERRRNESRIEHLAHHDSLTDLPNRAALKLHLTKTLEGALETGDKFAVLCVDLDRFKEVNDLYGHAAGDSVLLEITRLMKKACGGAFLARLGGDEFMAICVDGVMPAAATALAQSLIAAVSGDIDCEGRKVNIGMSVGIAMFPSDGTDSVTLIRNADAALYRAKAEGRGEIRFFEAEMDRMLHDRRALQADLALSVSRNELQLFYQPQSRISGEIIGFEALLRWDHLRRGFVPPNTFIPLAEETGLINEIGEWVLREACREAASWRKPLQIAINLSPLQLRQGDFVSLVHSVLLENNLAPDRLVLEITEGALMDDYSRAVSILRRVKALGVRIAMDDFGTGYSSLSYLQSFPFDKIKIDQTFISNLDRNAQSAAIVRAVLALGHNLDLITVAEGVETPEQLTILRNDGCNEIQGYLIGRPQPIEEYAAIVGRSTGKNARIVVAG; translated from the coding sequence TTGCTGTCCTTCCTCCATCGAATCTCATTTCGCGGACTGATCGGCATCACCTTGGGGCTGATCGGCCTCGCCGTACTTGCGGTCGGCGCAACCATAATGGCGTTGCGTGAGGATGCATTACGGGACGCCACGAACGATACAGCCAACATCGCGACGGTCCTCGCCGAACAGACCGAGCGTTCCGTCCAGGCGATCGATATCATTACATCCGATATCGTCGACCGCTTCGGCAATCTCGGCGGCGGCATGGCACCAGATTCCTTTCTGGCCTTGTTGCGCAGCCGCATTACTCATGACCAGTTGGTCGAGCGCCTCGGCCATCTTCCTCAGACGGACTTCGTCGCCCTGATCGACCGGGACGGGCATATCGCCAATTCATCGCGAACATGGCCGATGCCTTACAACGATGTGTCGCGGCGCGATTATTACATTCACGCGAGGGACAACACGGGCCGACAGCTCTTCATCAGCGATCTGGTGCGCAACCGGATTACCAACGAACGCAACATCTTTTTCTCCAAGCGGATCAGCGGCCCGAACGGAGAATTTTTGGGCCTCGTTCTGACCGGCATCAAGCTTTCCTATTTCCAGCACGTCTACAATTCCATTACATCGCTCCGCAATCAGTCCTTCGTATTCTCGCGCACGGACGGCACCGTTCTAGTCCGCCATCCAGACGACGAGGAATTTGCCCGACAGAAGATTCCGGAAGAATCCGAATGGTATGCGCTTGTGGCGCAGGGCGGCGGCAGCTTCCGCTCTCCCGGTCTTTTTAGCGACGAACCTCTTCTCGTCGCGGTGCGCCCACTGCAAGGCTATCACCTGGTGGTGAATGTCAGCGTTTCCGAACGGGCAATCCTGGCGAGCTGGCGGCATCGCGCCATTTTGATCGCAATCGGCACCGGTCTCGCGCTGTTGTGCTCACTATTGCTGCTCTACGCACTCAACCACCAATTCGCGCAACTGGCAGCGTCTCGGTCGTCCTTGCTGGAACGCGAAGCGCGTCTTGCCGAAAAGTCGCATGAGCTGGAACAGGCCAATACGCGTATCGACACCGCGATCGATAACATGCTTCAGGGCTTGGTCATGTTCGATGCAGATGGCAAGCTCGTCGTTTGCAACAAGCGCTTTATCGAACTCTATAACCTTCCCGCGGGCGCCATGAGGCCTGGCTTGACGCTGCGGCAGGTCATGGAGTTGCGAAAGAAAACGGGATCGATGCCGGCCGACATCGATACCCATGTCGCTCTGGTGCGAAAAAGCATGGAGGCGGGCCAGACGCGCACGCAGATCGTTGATTTTCCCGACGGCCGAACATTCTGCATCACCAACAGGCCGAGCGGCGATGGCGGCTGGGTGGCGACCCACGAGGATATCACCGAGCGGCGAACAGCCGAGAGGGAATTGGTCCGCGCCCGCAACATGCTGGGCGCTGTCGTCGAAAACATCCCGGAGATGCTGATCGTCAAGGACGCGAAGAGCGGCCGCTACATCTTCCTCAATCGCGCCGGCGAGTCGTTTCTTGGCGCCCCCAAGGATGAAGTCATCGGCAAAACAACAGCAGAGCTTCATCCGCCTGAGCGCGCCAACATCATCATTGCCCGTGATCGTGCGGCCCTGCAATCAGGTCATCTCACTGTCGACACCCTGTCATTCCAGACGGCAACCGACCAGTTTCGCGAGGTCATATCAAAACGAGTGGCGATCCGAGGTCGCGACGGCGAACCGGAATATCTGTTGAACGTCGTCGAAGACGTCACGGAGCGGCGGCGCAATGAATCGCGGATTGAGCATCTCGCTCATCACGATTCCCTCACCGACTTGCCGAACCGCGCGGCACTGAAGTTGCATCTGACCAAGACGCTCGAAGGCGCTTTGGAAACAGGCGACAAGTTTGCGGTGCTCTGTGTCGATCTCGACCGGTTCAAGGAGGTCAACGATCTCTACGGTCATGCCGCCGGCGACAGCGTATTGCTTGAAATCACGCGGTTGATGAAGAAAGCCTGTGGCGGCGCGTTCCTCGCCCGTCTTGGCGGTGACGAGTTCATGGCGATCTGTGTCGATGGCGTCATGCCGGCCGCGGCGACGGCGCTCGCGCAATCTCTCATTGCCGCCGTGTCCGGCGATATCGACTGCGAAGGACGCAAGGTCAATATCGGCATGAGCGTTGGCATCGCCATGTTTCCGTCAGACGGAACCGACAGCGTGACGCTCATTCGCAACGCCGATGCCGCGCTTTACCGCGCCAAAGCGGAAGGCCGCGGCGAGATCCGCTTCTTCGAAGCCGAGATGGACCGTATGCTGCATGATCGCCGCGCATTGCAGGCCGATCTTGCTCTCTCGGTATCGCGCAACGAATTGCAGCTCTTCTATCAGCCGCAATCGCGGATCTCCGGCGAGATTATCGGCTTCGAAGCGCTGCTGCGGTGGGACCATCTGCGCCGTGGTTTCGTGCCACCGAATACGTTCATTCCGCTGGCGGAAGAAACCGGCCTTATCAACGAGATCGGCGAATGGGTGTTGCGAGAGGCCTGCCGCGAGGCTGCATCCTGGCGCAAGCCGTTACAGATCGCGATCAATCTTTCGCCGCTCCAGTTGCGGCAAGGCGATTTCGTGTCGCTCGTGCACTCGGTGCTGCTTGAAAACAACTTGGCACCGGACCGGTTGGTGCTCGAGATCACCGAAGGCGCCTTGATGGATGATTACTCTCGCGCCGTTTCCATTCTGCGCCGGGTCAAGGCGCTCGGCGTCCGCATTGCCATGGATGATTTCGGCACCGGTTACTCGTCGCTGTCCTATCTGCAATCGTTCCCGTTCGACAAAATCAAAATCGACCAGACCTTCATCTCCAACCTCGACCGTAACGCCCAAAGCGCCGCGATCGTCCGCGCGGTTCTCGCGTTGGGACACAATCTCGACCTGATCACCGTCGCAGAGGGGGTCGAAACCCCTGAGCAGTTAACCATATTGCGAAATGACGGGTGCAACGAGATCCAAGGCTATCTGATCGGACGCCCGCAGCCGATCGAGGAATATGCTGCAATTGTGGGCCGTTCTACTGGGAAAAACGCCCGTATCGTCGTCGCCGGATGA
- a CDS encoding glutathione S-transferase family protein has product MIDLYTWTTPNGRKASIALEELGLPYRAHPIDISKDEQFAPAFLKISPNNRIPAIIDNDTGLSLFESGAILIYLADKTGKLMPRDGEKRYRVMEWLMWQMGGVGPMLGQVHHFVKYNKGKAPYAEERYSKEAQRLYGVLDRRLEGREFLADEYSIADIATWPWISRFEWQEIDLSKFPNVKRWYTTIASRPAVQRGYKQPKDVGDIPMP; this is encoded by the coding sequence ATGATCGATCTGTACACCTGGACCACGCCAAATGGCCGCAAGGCCTCCATTGCGCTTGAAGAACTGGGTCTTCCTTACAGGGCGCACCCCATCGATATTTCAAAGGATGAACAATTCGCGCCCGCCTTTTTGAAAATCTCCCCGAACAATCGCATCCCCGCGATCATCGACAACGACACCGGCCTGTCGCTGTTCGAATCCGGCGCGATTCTGATCTATCTCGCTGACAAGACCGGCAAGTTGATGCCGAGGGATGGCGAGAAGCGCTATCGCGTCATGGAATGGCTGATGTGGCAGATGGGCGGTGTCGGCCCGATGCTCGGTCAGGTGCACCACTTCGTGAAATACAACAAGGGCAAAGCACCCTACGCCGAGGAGCGCTACTCGAAAGAGGCGCAACGGCTTTACGGCGTGCTCGACCGCCGTCTCGAAGGCCGGGAGTTTTTGGCCGACGAATACTCAATCGCCGACATCGCGACCTGGCCCTGGATCTCGCGCTTTGAATGGCAGGAAATCGATCTGTCCAAATTTCCGAACGTGAAGCGCTGGTATACGACGATCGCCAGTCGTCCGGCGGTTCAGCGCGGCTACAAGCAACCCAAGGACGTCGGCGACATTCCAATGCCGTGA